AGGAAATCCAGAGTTTCCATCCGGACTTTGCGCTGCTTTCGACCGGTTCCATCGATGCAGGCGGCATTTATGTTGCCGATCCAGAGCAAGCAGCAGTCAAAGAAGCCATGATTGCCAATGCCAAGTGTGTTATCTTCGGCATTGACTCAACTAAGTTTGATCAAAGTGACTACATTCGCATTACGAACATGAATCAAATTGATGAAATCATCACAGATAAAAAGCCAAATGCCGCCTATCAAAATCTATTTGAAAAAAATCATATTCTGCTGACCTATCCGCATGAGTATCGCCAAACACCTAAAAATTGATTTGCTCATCACCATAATTAAAATCATTTTTTCCCCAGTTCAAAGCTAAGTCACTCAAGCTGACTATTCCAAATTTCAGTTGCTTAGAAACCACGATCACGTACAAAAAAGGCAGTTCAAAACGCTCCCAATCGCACCAGTACGCGTGATTGATGAGACCCACGCTCCGGGAAAATAAGTTAACTAAAAGACTCATTTAGTCGCAGTATTTAAAAAGAACCTGCCCGAGCAATTTTTACTCAGGTAGGTTCTTTGTCATATTTGTTTTCTAGCCACCAGCGAAAACGTCAACGGAATTTGTGGCAGATCAGCCGGCATCTGCCAACCATCTTCTTCCTGATTGAACGTCAGCATCGGCAATGCCTGCCAATCGGTGATGGGCTGCTCCCCCAGTGCTTCAATCGTTAAACCAGCCTTCAGTAGCACACTCGTTATTTCTTGAAAATCATGTGCCCAGTTGTGGTTGCGGGTGTGTTGGATTAGCCCTTTCGATCCCGCCGTGTACGAACCATCTGAATCGTAAGAGATTTCGGCCCCGCTGAAATAATTTTGCGTGATGGTAAACCCGTCATTATCCAGTGCGAACAAAAGCGGGTGATTGTCACGTATCATGAAAATCCCGTCTGGTGCAAGTAATGCCGCGATTGAATTAGCCCAATCTTGCAAATCTGGCAGCCAAGTAATGGTACCCGCACTAGTCACGATCACGTCAAACCCCTGAGCTTCATTAGCCAGCGCCTTTGCGGCATAACGCGCATCACTTTGGACATAAGTAATATCCGCGCCGGCCTGCTTGGCAATGTCACGGGCGTAATGTAATGAATTCGGCGAAAAATTAATGCCATGAACATGGACTGCGCCTAGGCGCCACCAGCTCAAAGTGTCGGTGCCAATGTGACTTTGCAGATGCAACAGTCGCTGACCCTTAACCGAATTTGCTGGCAAGTGCGGCAAGAGTACTTCTAAATCGCGCTTAACTGTGCCAGTCACACCGTTTGGATTGTTAATAAAGCCAGCAATGTCACCATAACCGCCACCGGCATGGATGTTGGCGCGGTCATCCCAATTGCTGAGATTGTCTTGAATATCGTGATTTGTTGACATAAAGTTCTCCTTTTTGAGGATGCAAGTTAAAGTCCGTATGGTCCTTGTCATGATGGGAATACCTCAGTGGCTGCGGTTTGTTAGTACTAAAAATATCTCATTTGAAGATGTGATGCAAAATATCAACCATGTGTGAGCTATTTTTTCAATTGCTTGTCGCTTTAATGCCACCCTATCAGCAAAAAACCAACTAATTTTGAAGATTACGAACCAAGTCCATTTAAATATCGCGTGCCACGTAATCGTGAATTCACGCTACCGACTGACGCACAATAACTTGAAATTAATAATTGTTTATGATTACATTTTTACGTCATTTTCACTTGGGTAATGGTTATGAACCTTTATACTGAAATTGACGTCAAAAACGAGCGCGCGTGAACTGGTGCAGTTAGAAACCGGCGTATAAGCAGACTTGGGCGTGATGGCTGCTTCTTCATCATTGCGACCAAAGGCCCTTACGTGATGGTTTCTGCGCCAGTGAACGCATTTAAGGAGGCATTCATATGCACAAAAGCTGGTGGCAAGAAGCTGTTGTTTATCAAGTGTACCCACGCAGTTTTCAAGACAGTAACAATGATGGCATTGGTGATCTAACCGGGGTTGTCGAGCACCTAGATTACATCAAGCAGCTTGGTGTTGATGTTATTTGGCTCAACCCGATTTATAAATCACCTAATGCTGATAACGGCTATGACATTGCTGATTACGAAAAAATTATGGCAGAGTTTGGCACGATGGCGGACTTCAAGCATTTGCTAAACGAAGCACATGCACGTGGCTTGAAAGTCATGATGGATTTAGTGGTTAATCATACTTCTGATGAGCATCCGTGGTTTCAGGCTGCCAAGCAAAGTCGCAACGATCCTCACCATGACTGGTATATTTGGCGCGATCCAGTTGACGGTCATGAACCGACCAACTGGCGGGCTGATTTCGGTGGCTCTGCGTGGACCTATGTGCCAGAAGTCGGTCAATACTACCTGCATCTTTTTGCGACCAAGCAACCAGATCTCAATTGGACGAATCCTGCAGTACGGAAAGCCGTGTTCGACATGATGACATGGTGGTGCAAGCAAGGTATCGATGGTTTCCGAATGGACGTGATCAACCTGATCTCGAAACCCGAGCAATTCACTGATGATCCTTACATCGTTGAACATCCTAATGGCAGTTCATTGGGATTCATTGCAAATGGCCCGCATGTTCATGAATACCTCCGGGAAATGAATCAAACGGTGTTATCAAAATACGATCTCATCACGGTTGGTGAGGCCCCCGGTGTCACACCTGTTTTGGCAGAGAAATATACCGGCTTTGATCGGCACGAACTAGAGATGGTTTTCCAGTTTAAGCATATGGGTCTGGACGATGATCCACAGTTTGGGAAATGGTCCTTGCATCGGCCAAAGTTGACCGATCTTAAGCGCGTGCTTTCCGAATGGCAAACCGACCTGCACGGAAAAGCTTGGAATAGTTTGTATTGGGACAATCATGACCAACCACGAGCCGTCTCGCGTTTTGGTGATGATCGTCCAGCCTTCCGAGTTCGCTCAGCGAAAATGCTCGCCGCAACCTTGCACATGATGGAAGGGACGCCCTACATCTACCAAGGCGAAGAGCTGGGGATGACCAATATCGATTTTTCCTCCATTCACGATTACCGTGACCTTGATACTTTAAATGCCTGGCACGAGCTCGTTGATCAACAGCATGCACTGACCTCTGAAGACATGCTGAAACGGATCCATCGGCGCTCGCGTGACAACGCCCGCACACCAATGCAATGGGATGCCACGCAACATGCGGGTTTCACAAAAAGTACCCCTTGGATCAAGGTCAATCCAAACTATCAGACCATCAATGCAGCGGCTGCATTGGCAGATCCTGATTCAGTCTTTTTCTTCTATCAAAAGCTCAATCAGCTGCGCAAGCAATACCCAGCTCTCATTGTCTATGGTGATTATGAGTTATTGGATCCAGACGACTCAGATGTCTTTATGTATCGGCGTTTTACCGATGATCAAGAGTTGCTCGTTATCAACAACTTCACCGATCAGGAACAATCCCGCCCAATTAGCACGCGCTTGCCTAAAAACGCACGGCTAATGATCAGTAATTATGCTGACGATCGTGGTGACGTTTTGCGGCCTTATGAAACACGCAGCTATCTTGGCGAACGGCGTTAAAGAACCAATATTCAATATCTGTGACAAAAACTAAAGCGTCATTTTAACGCAAAAGTATAACGATGGTTTGGATTAGAACTCTCTGCACCACCTAACCTCAAGTGACAAGGCCAATCGCTTCAGGTCACCACATTGGCCTTTATGAGCGGTCAAATTTTCACCTTGTATGAATAACACAATGAGCATTTCAACGTCACAATTTCGTCACACCTAGTCTGTAGTATTAGCAATATAGAAATGAGCCACCCACTCATTCCTACAAACCCCAACCCAACTTTTTCATTTTTACTCCTCCAAAGTAGAAATCGCCAGCCGGCCTCCCACCGGCTGGCCAATACATAAGCAAACCCGCGTATGAATGCGCGGGTTTTTGTTTGGCTTTATTTAGCAATAGGCACAACTTCCCTAGGCGGTTTATATCATTAAGAACAGGTATTGTGAGTTTGGAGGGGTATTCGTTTTGAAGAAAAGAACATGGGTGATAACAATCACAGGTGTCGCCATTTTATTGGTGATTACATTTGGCGTCATACTCATTCAGAAAAACGACGCAGAACGCCGATTATCATTAGGGCGCTCAAGAGTATCAAGTATATCGACATCAAAAGTGAAAGCGTCAAAGTGGCAAGTCTCTGTTTCGGAAGCACAAAGCACCGCAAACTCAAAATTTTATGCAGATAAAACGTCAAAAGACGCGGTAGCTTCATCAGCCATTGTCGCATCTGAAGCAAAGAGTAAAGCAGAAGCCGTTAATCATGTTGACTTCGATAAGTTGAGCAAAATTGGCCAAGCAAAAGCGGCTATCTATTACGGATTAGGCAACATGCAATATTTTAACGACAAAAGCGTCAGTAATTACCCCGGAGACGCTGTTTATTCGAGTAGCGGCGTTGATGTGGTCTTTGTAAAAGATATGTCCGCAGGCATTGGCAGTACACCTTATTTAGTAGCGCCTCATCTTTCTCAAGTAAGTGCTGCAGCACCAGTATTTTCATACGTCGAACTAGGTATGCAAGCAGATGGTCACCGACCTGAAGGATTGACATATGGAAAAGTTGATGACGACGCCAACGGCTACGTTCCCGATCCTGGACTCCACAATACCGTTGGCGTCTCATTTAAAACGGTCAACGACTGGATTAATTCACATGGAGGCATGGTCGCTGTTCAAAAAATCAACATCAACCGTTTTATTGACTTTGACCAAGAGTAATGCCAATTTTGCCAGGAAACAGCTAAATTGATTCTCACAAATTCAGTATGCAAGCCAAAATTTAAGGGTGATGCCAAGGGTGACTCAAAAATAAAGAGCAATAGCTTAGTCCTTTTTACTAGCTACTCAAATCTGCTATTTTTCTGTATTTGAATAACACAAAGACCATCTTTGCTTCACAATTTCGTCACACCTAGCCTGTAGTATTAGCAACATAGAAATGAGCCACCCACTCATTCCTACAAACCCCAACCCAACTTTTTCATTTTTACTCCTCCAAAGTAGAAATCGTCAGCCGGCCTCCCACCGACTGGCCAATACATAGGCAGACCCGCATGATTTCGCGGGTTTTTGTTTGACTTTAATTAACGATGGATAAAATGCTCCCACAAGGCAATTGGCAGTCTTTTGGTCTTTCGAATTGGACCACGCCTAGTTCTCTCTGTGCTGCTTTACCATACTAAAGTGAGCCAAATCATGAAAGACCGTTAGCCTTTGGCCGGGAATCTATTTACCGTGCATGGGTTGTTCTGTGTTGGTTTTTCGTGCTAAAATAAGTAAATAAAGAGGCGTGCCTGCGGGTAACAGACACGCCCCTAGCAGAGCCGTTTAAGACGGCTGGCATTGAATAACAATCAGGAAAGACCGTTAGACTTCTCCCAGAAATCTAGTGACGGTCTTTTTGATTGTCAAGAATTGCGCGAACAAGGATCACCACTGTGCCAACGAGCAACAGTACAAAACTGCCAAACGCTAACATAATGGTTATTGCATCCGCAACGGACAACCAGACACCTCCCTTCACTGGATTTTGTGCGTGACTCATAAGCACCAGCTCCTGTGATTGGATTTGCCAACCGTCATTAACTTCTCTGCTGTCGCTATCATACCATTCAATTCGGGCGAACGCATAGAGCCGTAAAGGTTACAGGCGTTTTTTATTTTCCGGTTTGAGCACATAAATCGCAATAGATGTCTGGGATTGCCTTTACGATACCGATGTATAAAATTGCCGCTGCTATCATCATCTCAGCCAATTGTTCAAATTTCTACCATGATGGTTTTAAGAAACCGTCTCTACTATAAAAGCTGAAAGTGCTTTTCCACTCGTTGACCCTTTCGCTTAAAAAGATTGAAGCTCCCATAAGCCTCAGTTCCATCAAACCAATACAGCTTGCGGCCAACAATCGTATTCTCTGACTGTAAGGTCACCAAATAATTCACATCCCGACCCAGATCAACCCGAAATCCGGTTGCTAACCGGTCATCAACGATCTCATCATCGTTACCAGAATGGCGTATTTGGACCGGCGTCACCGTTATGTCAGGATTAGCCGGTGAAAAGACTGCGGCTTGTGCGGTAAAATCTTTGAATAGCGTTTCAGATTCCAAACGTGTCAGATGATCAAGAGCGTTGTATCGTGGTGAGAACAACTGCCGGCTCTTCCATATATTTCTCTCAGTAACAGCAAGGCTAGCTACGTTGCCTAACTGATACCCTTCCGCTTGCTTAGTCACTGTCAGGTCAGGCGCAATCTGCCAGAAACGTTTAAGTGTGTGATAGCCAGGGTCGCTAACAACGTCCAGTATCAGCCGCAATCTCTCCTCCGCAAGATTGATTAAATACCGGACAACCATCACTGGTGTTTGCTGGGCGCGATCAATATACACTGCCTTAATCAGCTGGCCGGCGCTAAAATCAATCACCTGATTCGTAACAGGTGTGGCAGCATACTGATACTTCCATGAGTCCTTTGGCAAACTGAAAGGCTTGTGATCCAGCATGACAGTGTTATGAGCTTCAACGGATTTCAGATAACGGCGTTCGGTGCCATCAACGTACGTATATCGGCCGCCATCGACAAGCACGTCATGCCCGTCCATCACCAAATCAAGGTGCCCCAAGGCCGCATGACCATGACCGCTGCCAAGATTGCCATTGAATAAATGCCAATAATCAGCGTTTTCACCCCAGTCTGAGCGCCAAAAGTAATTGCCGCTGATCGGTGCAGCAAATTGTTGGGGAAGTTCGGTTTTTTTGGCTGCTAGTTGCCATGCTTGATGCGCCAGTTCTAATAAAACAAAGTCGAAAACTGGTTCTAATCGATCTTGCAACTGTGCTGGCTGACTTAAGATAGCGGCGGAGCTGTTGAACAAGCTGTCAATCCGAATGGCATCGGTATCACCTTGCTGTAGCAATGTCAGATCGGGTTTGACATATTGCGCCATCATCCACTGCATGGCACGGGTTTTTTGTAAAATATTCGGGGGCACCGTCTGTTTTGCTCGTTGCTGAGCAGCAATGACCGCCAACGAACTGCGCCAAACTTCTAACAAATATAGCGGCGATTGTTCCCACTGCATGCCTTGCGTGTCCACTTGAAGATCCAGTTCTACCTCAAATCGCTGTTGCGCCCAGGTAACCGTGTCGCGATCAACGACGTTAGGGAATCTTGCCGCATACGTTAAAATACCTGACGTGATTAAGATGCCCCAGTTACTGATATCAAACTTTTCCGTGTAGTTTTGGCGGAGATAGTCAGCCTGAACCTTCACCGCATCATGAACAGAAACCGACTCCGATGCATTTAATTGCTCACTTTCCACCAGATTGGCGACAACGGATGTCCAATTTAATAATCGAATGCCTGTGTCAATTGTTCGCCATGTTTCGGGTAACGCCAAATTCTGATCGATCCAAGAAAAAAGAAGGGCTTTCATTTTGGCTTGATATTTAACTTGACCAGTCGTATAGAAAGCTTCCAAAAGATCCAAAAGGTACTCTTGACGTTTTAACATGTACAGCCATTCAGGATCGCCATTAGGCGTCTCCTGCCATTTAATTGGATCCATGGTATAGCTAATCTGAGTGGGTTCCATCGCATAAGGGCTATCGAACAAAAAGATATTATTTAATAACCAATCGGCATTTGTCTTTGCGTCTTTAGTGAGATGTTGTTGCTGCGCTAGTTGCTGAATGTAACTTGCCCAACGCTGCTTTGTCATGCCCTGACACCTCCTTCACCACCCCAGCAATTCCCATCCGCTTAACCGTTATCACTGTCTTTTCAGCGATTTCAACCTGAACATCTTCTTGATTCAAGCTTTGTATGTTACCTAAGATGCCATCAATCAGGACAATTTGATCGCCTATTTGTAAATTAGCGTGCATCTGATCAACAGCATCAGCTTGTTTTTGCATGGCATGACGTTTTGCCAGAGGAATGGCAACCAAATAAAGCAGGCAAACAAGGACGACCATGATAGCTAAAATAATTTGCCAGAAGGTCATCAGATACCATCCCCTTCATCTTGATGTGTCATATCCGGAACCGGCGCCGTTGCTGAATTTGTGTTCATCCTGTCGGGCAGAATCTCAATCAGTTGTTTCGAAAGCGTCAAGGTGTGCTGCAGCTCACCTTCAATCGTGTCATCTTCAAACCCAGTCAAGCTCTTGGCATACAAATCTAACATCAAATTGAGTGGTGCACTTGACCTAGATTGCATAATTAAAGTTACCACCCAGAAAATGTGAAAAAAGACCTGTCCGTTCTTGCTAAAATGGTGTTTGCATAACATACCATCTAGAGAGAAGGACAGGTCCCATGGCCATTATAACCTTAATTGAACGATCTCAGATAGAACTGATGCAACACCACACGATTCAATACATCGCCGCGACCTTAGGCCGCTCTCGTATTTCTATTAGGCATGAGCTTCACCGTTGCCCTGAAGGTGATTACTGCGCCATTATAGCTCAGGATCATGCCGATACTTGTCGGCATCGTTGTGGTCGGCACTCGATTTTAACGCCTAAGTTGAAGCGGATGGTAACTGAGAAGCTAAACCTAGGTTGGTCCCCTGAAATGGTCGGTTATGCCGTTCACTGTGCGCCACACACGATTTACCACTGGATTTATCAAAGACAAGTCGATTTTCAGCCAAGCCAACTCTTTGATCACGGTAAACGTCATAAAAGAAGACAAGACCTTCGGTCGCGCTATAACCAAGCAGTAGGCACCTCAATTGAGATTCGCAGTGAGTCAGCTAATCGGCGAACCGAAAAAGGACATTTAGAGATGGATACAGTTCGCGGTGGTCGCGGGTCAAAGGCTGCTGTTTTGACCATTGTCGATCGGGTGACACGTTTAATGGCGACAACTAAGCTTGAAAACTTATCACAAAATGCTGTTCTCAAGGGATTTGCAAGACTGATGGTGGACTTTCCGGGTCCGGTTCGATCAGTGACGGTTGATCACGGTAAAGAGTTTTCCTGCGATCAGGCGCTTACAAAGCGCTATCGGATACCGGTTTACTTTTGCCACGCCTATCACCCGAATGAACGGGGCACAAATGAACGGTTCAATCGAGAACTTCGCTACTATTTCCCGAAGGGAACACAGTTTGATCAGGTTTCAGAGACCGATATTCAACAAGCCACAGCGCTTATCAATAACAAACCTAGAAAATGTCTCCGTTGGCAAACCCCAGTTCAAGCAGTGAGCAAGCCTCTTTCTAGGTGGTAACTTTATTATTGCAATCTAGGTTGAGATCACATATTGATGTGGCCGATTGCCTTCGAGAACCAAACGCGACACAATCTGATGCGGCGCACCACCAGTCATGTCGGCAAAAACTAAAACCCGTTCATGCTCACTGAGCAACTCGGTTAATTGTTTTTCGAATTTTTCATGCGTTGTTTGTTCATCTAAGTTAAATGCCTTGATCCCTTCAGTTGTACCGATCAGTAACTGGAGGGCAGACAAGACACCATCCGGATAGCGGCCATGACCCACGATCACTATTTCATAATTCATAAATGTTGACTCCTTTTTTAGTTATTCGGTCGTCAATAAAATGTTGATATTTCTTGTTTTTACCTACTCCTGAAAACAGCCGTCTACACATTATGTGACGGCTGTTTGGTATGAGCATTTCACTTCAAGATGCCTAAAACGGAGAGCAGGACACCGGCAACAAATAGCAGAATGACAATTTTATAAATCGTCCACTTCTTCTTTGTGATCAGCCAATAAACAAAATACGTCAGAGCAATTGGCAACATAAACGGCATGATTTTGTCGAGAATCGTTTGAACGGCCACAACCTGTGTTTTCCCTTTGATAACTTGTGAGTATTGCCATGCCAAATTCACTTTTACAAAGGACACGGACAAGCCAGCAATAACGGTTAGCCCCAACATGCTCGCAACATCAGCAATGGCAGCCATCCGATCAGATAGTGTATCAATGATGCTCGTGCCGACTTTCCAGCCGAGGTAGCCCATTAGCATACGAACGCCGAAAGTAATACCAAACAGACACAAGATAAACGGAATTGGCGCCCAAGTCATGCCCTGCAATGCAAGTGACGCAAAGATTGAGCTGAATAACGGTGCCAGTCCAAACTGCGACAAGGCATCTCCAATCCCAGCTAACGGTCCCATCAACGCGAACTTGATCGCGCGGACGTCGTCTTCATCTTGACCACTGTCATACATGGCCAACATAATACTGCTCACAAATGGATAAGGTTGCGGATTGGTATTGTAAAATTCTAAATTAGACGTTGTTACCCGTTTAAATTCAGCTTCATCATTTTTATAGATCTTTCGCAGTTGTGGCATGATGCTATTGGCCATCCCAGTTCCTTGCATCGTGCCGTAATTTTGTCCATTTTGCAGAACATAAGATCGCAAAATGGAGTTTAAGTAATCTTTTTTGGTTAAAACCGGCTTCCGACTAGATGCCATCTTCAATACCCCCTTCATCCCCGTCACTACCATGATCATTTGTGCTGGTACTGCCGCCTTTGTTCTTGTCTGCCCGCCGACCATTATAGTAATTGTTGAAAGCCAGAACGGCACCCGCGAAGGCTAAACCAATAACCGGCATCTTGAGATAAGCCACACAGACATACCCAAGAATCAAGGCCGGAATATATTCCTTCTTAGCCATTGTGCTCATAATCAGCGCAAACCCGACAGCAGGAAGCAACCCACCCGCAACCGTTAAACCGCTAATTAGCCATTGTGGAATTGCCTGAACAAAAACTTTCAAAGCACTTGTACTTAAGGTAGCCGCAAAGCCAAAACAGAAGGCAAACAAGATGAACCCTAATAATGTTGTGTTTGCCAAAAAGTGGAATTTACGATACTTTCCCTCTTCAATTGCTTTTCTTGACCACGCCAGGTTGTTGGCGTTGACCGAGAAAATAAACGTAATCACAAATGGAATCAAAATTGCAAATGGATATGATAGCGATAACGCCGCAGCTGGTTTAAGTCCGCTGATTGAGATCGCCATGATTGTACCAACCACACCTGGTCCCAATGGATTAGGTGGTGTAGAACCACCGGGACCGACGCCGAATCCCATAAACGCCAATTCGGCAGTGGCTCCAAAAACAACAGCTGTTTGCAAGTCACCTAGGATCAATCCGATGCCAAATGAGATAAATAATGCCCGATTAGTATAAATGCCCCATTGCTGGCCGGCAAAACAGAAAGCCGCCCACAGGCCTACCAAAAGCGCCTGAACGATAGAATATGTCATGCTCTTTCCTCCCTAAACGTAAACGCGTTCGCAGGCGCAGGAACCTGCACATAAGGACCCCTAAGCCTAAATGGCCAAAGCCCAGCCTTTTAGGCTTGGGGCCACTTAGGCTCCGGTTTCTAACCGCGCCTGCTCGCGCTCTTCAAATATCAGTGTGTCGCAACATAATCATTTAAATCGAAATCCGAGCCAACATCATTGCCAAGCGGTGTTGTGCGGGTGTTCAAATTTGCGTGATATTTTTCATGCAATGTTCTTAAAGCATTGAGATCATCCGCATCAACT
This genomic window from Lacticaseibacillus paracasei subsp. paracasei contains:
- a CDS encoding preprotein translocase subunit YajC encodes the protein MTFWQIILAIMVVLVCLLYLVAIPLAKRHAMQKQADAVDQMHANLQIGDQIVLIDGILGNIQSLNQEDVQVEIAEKTVITVKRMGIAGVVKEVSGHDKAALGKLHSATSAATTSH
- a CDS encoding heparinase II/III family protein encodes the protein MTKQRWASYIQQLAQQQHLTKDAKTNADWLLNNIFLFDSPYAMEPTQISYTMDPIKWQETPNGDPEWLYMLKRQEYLLDLLEAFYTTGQVKYQAKMKALLFSWIDQNLALPETWRTIDTGIRLLNWTSVVANLVESEQLNASESVSVHDAVKVQADYLRQNYTEKFDISNWGILITSGILTYAARFPNVVDRDTVTWAQQRFEVELDLQVDTQGMQWEQSPLYLLEVWRSSLAVIAAQQRAKQTVPPNILQKTRAMQWMMAQYVKPDLTLLQQGDTDAIRIDSLFNSSAAILSQPAQLQDRLEPVFDFVLLELAHQAWQLAAKKTELPQQFAAPISGNYFWRSDWGENADYWHLFNGNLGSGHGHAALGHLDLVMDGHDVLVDGGRYTYVDGTERRYLKSVEAHNTVMLDHKPFSLPKDSWKYQYAATPVTNQVIDFSAGQLIKAVYIDRAQQTPVMVVRYLINLAEERLRLILDVVSDPGYHTLKRFWQIAPDLTVTKQAEGYQLGNVASLAVTERNIWKSRQLFSPRYNALDHLTRLESETLFKDFTAQAAVFSPANPDITVTPVQIRHSGNDDEIVDDRLATGFRVDLGRDVNYLVTLQSENTIVGRKLYWFDGTEAYGSFNLFKRKGQRVEKHFQLL
- a CDS encoding IS30 family transposase, whose translation is MAIITLIERSQIELMQHHTIQYIAATLGRSRISIRHELHRCPEGDYCAIIAQDHADTCRHRCGRHSILTPKLKRMVTEKLNLGWSPEMVGYAVHCAPHTIYHWIYQRQVDFQPSQLFDHGKRHKRRQDLRSRYNQAVGTSIEIRSESANRRTEKGHLEMDTVRGGRGSKAAVLTIVDRVTRLMATTKLENLSQNAVLKGFARLMVDFPGPVRSVTVDHGKEFSCDQALTKRYRIPVYFCHAYHPNERGTNERFNRELRYYFPKGTQFDQVSETDIQQATALINNKPRKCLRWQTPVQAVSKPLSRW
- a CDS encoding class I SAM-dependent methyltransferase, whose product is MSTNHDIQDNLSNWDDRANIHAGGGYGDIAGFINNPNGVTGTVKRDLEVLLPHLPANSVKGQRLLHLQSHIGTDTLSWWRLGAVHVHGINFSPNSLHYARDIAKQAGADITYVQSDARYAAKALANEAQGFDVIVTSAGTITWLPDLQDWANSIAALLAPDGIFMIRDNHPLLFALDNDGFTITQNYFSGAEISYDSDGSYTAGSKGLIQHTRNHNWAHDFQEITSVLLKAGLTIEALGEQPITDWQALPMLTFNQEEDGWQMPADLPQIPLTFSLVARKQI
- a CDS encoding PTS mannose/fructose/sorbose/N-acetylgalactosamine transporter subunit IIC, with product MTYSIVQALLVGLWAAFCFAGQQWGIYTNRALFISFGIGLILGDLQTAVVFGATAELAFMGFGVGPGGSTPPNPLGPGVVGTIMAISISGLKPAAALSLSYPFAILIPFVITFIFSVNANNLAWSRKAIEEGKYRKFHFLANTTLLGFILFAFCFGFAATLSTSALKVFVQAIPQWLISGLTVAGGLLPAVGFALIMSTMAKKEYIPALILGYVCVAYLKMPVIGLAFAGAVLAFNNYYNGRRADKNKGGSTSTNDHGSDGDEGGIEDGI
- a CDS encoding PTS system mannose/fructose/sorbose family transporter subunit IID: MASSRKPVLTKKDYLNSILRSYVLQNGQNYGTMQGTGMANSIMPQLRKIYKNDEAEFKRVTTSNLEFYNTNPQPYPFVSSIMLAMYDSGQDEDDVRAIKFALMGPLAGIGDALSQFGLAPLFSSIFASLALQGMTWAPIPFILCLFGITFGVRMLMGYLGWKVGTSIIDTLSDRMAAIADVASMLGLTVIAGLSVSFVKVNLAWQYSQVIKGKTQVVAVQTILDKIMPFMLPIALTYFVYWLITKKKWTIYKIVILLFVAGVLLSVLGILK
- a CDS encoding glycoside hydrolase family 13 protein, with protein sequence MHKSWWQEAVVYQVYPRSFQDSNNDGIGDLTGVVEHLDYIKQLGVDVIWLNPIYKSPNADNGYDIADYEKIMAEFGTMADFKHLLNEAHARGLKVMMDLVVNHTSDEHPWFQAAKQSRNDPHHDWYIWRDPVDGHEPTNWRADFGGSAWTYVPEVGQYYLHLFATKQPDLNWTNPAVRKAVFDMMTWWCKQGIDGFRMDVINLISKPEQFTDDPYIVEHPNGSSLGFIANGPHVHEYLREMNQTVLSKYDLITVGEAPGVTPVLAEKYTGFDRHELEMVFQFKHMGLDDDPQFGKWSLHRPKLTDLKRVLSEWQTDLHGKAWNSLYWDNHDQPRAVSRFGDDRPAFRVRSAKMLAATLHMMEGTPYIYQGEELGMTNIDFSSIHDYRDLDTLNAWHELVDQQHALTSEDMLKRIHRRSRDNARTPMQWDATQHAGFTKSTPWIKVNPNYQTINAAAALADPDSVFFFYQKLNQLRKQYPALIVYGDYELLDPDDSDVFMYRRFTDDQELLVINNFTDQEQSRPISTRLPKNARLMISNYADDRGDVLRPYETRSYLGERR
- a CDS encoding putative holin-like toxin; its protein translation is MSHAQNPVKGGVWLSVADAITIMLAFGSFVLLLVGTVVILVRAILDNQKDRH